From one Malus sylvestris chromosome 1, drMalSylv7.2, whole genome shotgun sequence genomic stretch:
- the LOC126633554 gene encoding zinc finger CCCH domain-containing protein 11-like: MPPKASKADLAKKQKVVEDKTFGLKNKNKSKNVQKYVQNLKQAVQPKVDPAKAKKKKEEEKAKEKELNDLFKVAVSQPKVPAGVDPKSILCEFFKFGQCTKGFKCKFSHDLNVQRKGEKIDIYSDKRDDEDTMEDWDQATLEKVVESKKNEYNQNKPTEIVCKHFLDAVEKKQYGWFWSCPNGGKECHYRHALPPGYVLKSQMKALLDEEAEKVAIEDEIENQRAKVTTITPMTTELFMQWRNKKTEEKEAGLAAQRAERAKNDRMSGRELFLSDASVFVDDAEAYEKYQRQDPEASEEKAKDNSAAGGPSASTSAAGSEVPVDNDNEDDDDDDDDDDDELDLDELNELEASLSKTSIQIREPGIETS, from the exons ATGCCGCCAAAGGCATCGAAGGCCGACTTGGCGAAGAAGCAGAAGGTTGTGGAGGACAAAACCTTCGGGctcaagaacaagaacaagagcaAGAACGTCCAGAAGTACGTCCAGAATCTCAAGCAGGCAGTCCAGCCCAAAGTAGACCCAGCCAAAGCCAAG aaaaagaaggaggaagagaaagcCAAAGAGAAGGAGCTCAATGATTTGTTTAAGGTTGCTGTTAGTCAGCCGAAAGTGCCAGCTG GTGTTGATCCCAAGTCTATATTATGCGAGTTTTTCAAGTTTGGGCAATGTACCAAGGGATTCAAGTGCAAGTTTTCGCATGACTTGAATGTCCAGAGGAAGGGTGAAAAGATTGATATTTACAGTGATAAGCGTGATGATGAAG ACACTATGGAGGATTGGGATCAAGCGACGTTGGAAAAGGTTGTGGAGTCAAAGAAGAATGAGTATAACCAGAATAAGCCCACTGAAATT GTTTGCAAACACTTCTTAGATGCAGTGGAAAAGAAGCAGTATGGTTGGTTTTGGTCTTGTCCAAATGGTGGAAAAGAGTGCCACTACAGACATGCTCTTCCTCCTGGTTATGTTTTGAAATCTCAGATGAAGGCGCTTCTTGATGAAGAGGCTGAAAAAGTTGCCATTGaggatgaaattgaaaatcag CGTGCAAAAGTAACAACGATTACTCCAATGACCACTGAGTTGTTCATGCAATGGAGGAATAAAAAGACAGAAGAGAAAGAGGCTGGCTTGGCTGCACAACGAGCAGAGAGGGCTAAGAATGACCGCATGAG TGGTCGTGAGTTGTTTCTTTCGGATGCTAGCGTGTTTGTGGATGATGCTGAAGCATATGAAAAATACCAAAGACAAGATCCTGAGGCTTCTGAAGAGAAg GCCAAAGACAACTCAGCAGCAGGAGGACCAAGCGCCTCTACTAGTGCTGCTGGTTCTGAAGTCCCCGTCGATAATGATAATGAagacgatgatgatgatgatgatgatgatgatgacgagtTGGACTTGGATGAGTTAAATGAACTTGAAGCAAGTTTGTCAAAAACATCCATTCAGATACGGGAGCCCGGTATAGAGACATCTTGA